In the Desulfotignum balticum DSM 7044 genome, one interval contains:
- a CDS encoding virulence RhuM family protein — MPDKNNEPPKGELLVYQGKGLDSPVQVRLEGETVWLSQKLMAELYKVAVPTINEHIANIYDDEELRPEATIRKFRIVQTEGNRQVGRLIDHYNLEMIIAVGFRVRSRRGAQFRKWANERISEYLVKGFTMDDERLKGNAGTVDYFDELLARIREIRASEARVYLMIKNIFALANDYQEGEKQTQLFFATMQNKMHYAATGLTAAEIVKQRANAELPNMGLTNWKGSRVLKTDVGTAKNYLDKKEIDTLNRITVMFLDQAEFRAQRRQTIQMADWESFLDKFLVDVELPVLENAGSISREIALDFANDQYDQFAEKRRLEAQQKADQNYIEDLTQSAETLKRDRKNKSGGDQ, encoded by the coding sequence ATGCCAGATAAAAACAACGAACCACCCAAGGGCGAGCTTTTAGTGTATCAGGGAAAAGGGCTGGACAGCCCGGTTCAGGTGCGGTTGGAAGGGGAAACCGTCTGGCTGAGTCAAAAGCTGATGGCAGAGCTGTACAAAGTTGCCGTTCCAACCATAAATGAACATATAGCAAATATTTACGACGACGAGGAACTTCGGCCGGAGGCAACTATTAGGAAATTCCGAATAGTTCAAACTGAAGGAAACCGGCAGGTGGGACGCCTGATTGATCATTATAATCTGGAAATGATCATTGCTGTCGGCTTTCGGGTTCGCTCCAGACGGGGTGCTCAGTTCAGAAAATGGGCCAATGAGCGGATTTCAGAATATTTGGTCAAGGGCTTCACCATGGATGATGAACGGCTCAAGGGTAACGCCGGAACCGTTGATTATTTTGACGAACTTCTGGCTCGTATTAGGGAAATCCGTGCCAGTGAGGCTCGTGTTTACCTGATGATCAAAAATATCTTCGCACTCGCCAATGACTATCAGGAGGGTGAAAAACAAACACAACTCTTTTTTGCCACCATGCAGAACAAGATGCACTATGCCGCTACCGGTTTGACCGCTGCGGAAATTGTAAAGCAGCGTGCCAATGCCGAATTACCCAACATGGGACTGACCAACTGGAAAGGCTCACGCGTACTCAAAACCGATGTCGGCACCGCCAAAAACTATTTGGATAAAAAAGAGATCGACACTCTCAACCGAATCACGGTCATGTTCCTTGATCAGGCCGAGTTTCGTGCTCAAAGACGCCAGACCATCCAGATGGCTGATTGGGAGAGCTTTCTCGATAAATTCCTTGTCGATGTCGAACTGCCCGTCCTTGAAAATGCCGGAAGTATCAGCCGGGAAATTGCATTGGACTTTGCCAATGATCAATACGATCAATTCGCTGAAAAACGCCGACTGGAAGCACAGCAAAAAGCAGATCAAAACTATATCGAAGATCTGACTCAATCCGCCGAAACCCTGAAGCGAGATAGAAAAAATAAATCAGGAGGAGACCAGTGA
- a CDS encoding restriction endonuclease subunit S — protein sequence MKKKLKEITSVQMGYSFRSRLEASEGGGVAVIQMKDLLDDNTVGCDDLVRINMEAMKEHHLAQRGDLVFRSRGHVTTAAVLLEDPGKAVVAAPLLRIRVTRPDKVLPEYLNWYISQRDAQIFLTSRAKGTVQKMISKQAIEELEVALPSLEKQKNIVELATLSAREQTLLHTLADKREQYISTILMQLAKGE from the coding sequence GTGAAAAAGAAATTAAAAGAAATAACATCTGTGCAGATGGGATACTCGTTCAGGTCCCGTCTCGAAGCTTCTGAAGGTGGCGGAGTTGCAGTTATTCAGATGAAGGATCTTTTGGATGACAACACGGTCGGCTGTGATGATTTGGTCAGAATCAACATGGAGGCCATGAAAGAGCACCACCTCGCGCAAAGAGGTGATCTGGTATTCAGGTCTCGCGGGCATGTGACCACGGCAGCGGTTCTTCTTGAAGATCCGGGAAAGGCCGTTGTCGCCGCTCCTTTATTAAGGATAAGGGTGACCAGGCCAGACAAGGTTTTACCCGAGTATCTGAACTGGTATATCAGCCAGCGGGATGCGCAGATTTTTCTGACCAGCCGGGCCAAGGGAACGGTTCAGAAGATGATCAGCAAGCAGGCAATTGAAGAGCTGGAGGTGGCGCTGCCAAGTCTGGAAAAACAGAAAAATATCGTTGAGCTGGCCACGTTGTCTGCTCGTGAACAAACCCTGCTTCACACGCTGGCCGACAAGCGGGAACAATACATTTCAACTATACTAATGCAGCTTGCAAAAGGAGAATAA
- a CDS encoding class I SAM-dependent methyltransferase, which translates to MQVDDEKQQVNPGDAIWIPEGSHSLANNGTESVFLWLLRHGKSIYFNVTYEEGWNMAEEKGKNPKGAGKSSFDLIDLKKISDVLPVKPGSVVLDLACGRGDYSVYFSEIVGEQGLVYALDLWEEGIKLLEKRIEKQNITNIMTLISDAARPVRPNISGCRKKRWMIWSWGTDLKKAALLMQGITPICCTGPCVKNLHSFAPKTRLYSAKNFYHGYGMIDRSGLIQSNTQ; encoded by the coding sequence ATGCAGGTGGATGATGAAAAACAGCAGGTCAATCCCGGAGATGCCATCTGGATACCAGAGGGATCTCATAGTCTTGCGAACAATGGTACTGAATCGGTATTTTTGTGGTTGCTTCGTCATGGGAAAAGCATTTATTTTAACGTAACATATGAGGAAGGATGGAACATGGCTGAAGAAAAGGGAAAAAATCCAAAAGGGGCCGGCAAGAGCAGTTTTGATTTGATTGATTTGAAAAAAATCTCCGATGTTTTGCCTGTAAAGCCTGGATCGGTTGTCCTGGATCTGGCCTGCGGGAGAGGGGATTATTCTGTTTATTTTTCTGAGATCGTCGGAGAGCAAGGCCTGGTCTATGCACTGGATCTGTGGGAAGAAGGGATAAAGCTTCTGGAAAAAAGGATCGAAAAACAAAATATCACCAATATCATGACCCTGATATCCGATGCGGCCCGCCCGGTCCGCCCAAACATATCCGGCTGTCGGAAAAAGAGGTGGATGATCTGGTCCTGGGGCACGGATTTAAAAAAGGCAGCTCTGTTGATGCAGGGGATTACACCTATCTGTTGTACAGGTCCTTGTGTTAAAAATTTGCATTCGTTTGCCCCAAAAACCCGCTTGTACTCAGCAAAAAATTTCTACCACGGATATGGTATGATTGATCGCTCCGGCCTAATACAAAGCAACACACAATAA
- a CDS encoding type I restriction-modification system subunit M, with the protein MSSKIVQKDINNAAWAACDTFRGVVDPAQYKDYILVMLFVKYISDVWQDHYEAYQKQYGDDDARIRRKLERERFVLPQVLLTEKNDETGEETVLDEFPATYYSLYERRSAANIGELINIVLDHIEESNKSKLEGVFRNIDFNSEANLGRTKDRNKRLKTLLEDFNKPQLSMKPSLVSEDVIGNTYIYLIERFASDSGKKAGEFFTPLKVTELVAKLAGPKPGDRICDPACGSGGLLIQAAKEVARGARSAQERRNFALFGQESNGSTWALCRMNMFLHSFDSARVEWCDTLNSPLLVENDRLMKFNCVVANPPFSLDKWGAESAESDQYNRFWRGVPPKSKGDWAFISHMVETALEKQGRVAVVVPHGVLFRGAAEGRIRQKIIEENLLDAVIGLPGNLFPTTNIPVAILVFDRSREKGGAREDCKNVFFVDASREYVSGKNMNTLSEAHIGKIMATYTARAEEEKYAHVAEFAEIKENDFNLNIPRYVDTFEEEEEIDIDAVQVEIDDLEKELAEVRKQMAEKLQQIQR; encoded by the coding sequence ATGAGCAGTAAGATTGTTCAGAAAGACATCAACAACGCGGCATGGGCGGCGTGTGATACCTTCCGGGGCGTTGTTGACCCGGCCCAGTACAAAGACTACATCCTCGTGATGCTGTTTGTGAAATATATCTCCGATGTATGGCAGGACCACTACGAAGCGTATCAGAAGCAGTATGGCGATGACGATGCCCGTATCCGCCGCAAGCTCGAGCGTGAACGTTTTGTCCTCCCGCAGGTGTTACTCACCGAAAAGAATGACGAAACCGGCGAGGAAACGGTCCTGGATGAATTTCCCGCCACCTATTACAGCCTGTATGAACGCCGGTCCGCCGCCAACATCGGTGAGCTGATCAATATCGTGCTCGATCATATTGAAGAAAGCAACAAGAGCAAACTCGAAGGGGTCTTCCGCAATATCGACTTTAACAGCGAGGCCAACCTCGGGCGGACAAAGGATCGGAATAAACGCCTTAAAACCTTGCTGGAAGATTTTAACAAGCCGCAGCTCAGCATGAAACCCAGCCTCGTTTCCGAGGATGTGATCGGCAACACCTACATCTACCTGATTGAGCGCTTTGCCTCCGACTCCGGAAAGAAGGCTGGAGAGTTCTTTACCCCGCTGAAGGTGACCGAACTGGTGGCCAAGCTGGCTGGGCCCAAACCGGGCGATCGTATCTGTGACCCGGCCTGCGGATCGGGCGGACTTTTGATTCAGGCGGCCAAAGAGGTGGCCCGCGGCGCGCGCAGCGCTCAAGAAAGGCGTAACTTTGCCCTCTTCGGACAGGAGTCCAACGGCAGCACATGGGCGCTCTGCCGGATGAACATGTTCCTGCACAGCTTTGACAGCGCCCGGGTGGAATGGTGCGACACCCTGAACAGTCCGCTGCTGGTGGAAAATGACCGGCTCATGAAATTCAACTGCGTGGTGGCCAATCCACCGTTCTCTCTGGATAAATGGGGTGCCGAAAGCGCCGAGAGCGATCAGTACAACCGCTTCTGGCGCGGAGTGCCGCCCAAGAGCAAAGGCGACTGGGCCTTTATCAGCCACATGGTGGAAACCGCCCTTGAAAAGCAGGGCCGTGTTGCCGTGGTGGTTCCCCATGGTGTGTTGTTCCGGGGCGCAGCCGAAGGCCGTATCCGCCAGAAAATAATCGAGGAAAACCTGCTGGATGCCGTTATAGGGCTGCCGGGCAATCTGTTCCCGACCACCAATATCCCGGTGGCGATTCTGGTCTTTGATCGCTCCCGTGAAAAAGGCGGTGCTCGTGAAGATTGTAAAAACGTCTTCTTTGTCGATGCCAGCCGGGAATATGTCTCCGGTAAAAACATGAACACCCTCTCGGAAGCGCATATCGGCAAGATCATGGCGACCTATACCGCCCGGGCTGAAGAAGAAAAATACGCCCATGTGGCCGAGTTCGCCGAGATCAAGGAAAATGACTTCAACCTCAATATTCCCCGATACGTGGACACCTTTGAGGAGGAAGAGGAGATCGACATCGATGCGGTGCAGGTGGAGATTGACGATCTGGAAAAAGAGCTGGCAGAAGTGAGAAAGCAGATGGCGGAAAAACTTCAGCAGATTCAGAGGTAA
- a CDS encoding metal ABC transporter permease — protein MIEFFQAVMDPDNQFLAYALMMGGLASIAFGIIGTFVTIKRISYLAGAISHSVFGGIGLALYLQIGLGITWFDPILGAVLAAVASALVVGLVSIHAKEREDTIIGALWAVGMACGILFIDRTPGYFSLSSYLFGDILLISQKDLWFVIGLDLVIVGVVVIFFNQFFGVCFDTEFTLLRGINTTFFYLFLLVLTALTVVLLVRIVGIVLVIALLTIPPAIAGFYARRLWQMMLYSVLLCAVFTWTGLGISYSLSLSSGPTIIVLSGIVYLVLLALNKLVFK, from the coding sequence ATGATTGAATTTTTTCAGGCCGTCATGGACCCGGACAATCAGTTTCTGGCGTATGCGCTGATGATGGGGGGGCTGGCTTCCATTGCCTTTGGCATCATCGGCACGTTTGTCACCATCAAGCGCATCAGTTACCTGGCCGGGGCCATTTCCCATTCCGTGTTCGGCGGCATCGGTCTGGCCCTGTATCTTCAGATCGGGCTGGGGATCACATGGTTCGATCCCATCCTCGGGGCTGTGCTGGCAGCCGTGGCTTCTGCGCTGGTGGTGGGACTGGTGAGCATTCATGCCAAAGAAAGAGAAGATACCATTATCGGGGCTCTCTGGGCTGTGGGCATGGCCTGCGGTATTTTGTTCATCGACCGGACTCCCGGGTATTTCAGCCTCAGTTCCTATTTATTCGGGGATATCCTGCTCATCTCACAAAAAGACCTGTGGTTTGTGATCGGCCTGGATCTGGTGATCGTGGGGGTGGTGGTGATTTTTTTCAATCAGTTTTTCGGGGTGTGTTTCGATACCGAGTTTACCCTGCTGCGGGGGATCAACACCACGTTTTTCTATCTGTTTCTTCTGGTACTCACCGCTTTGACCGTTGTCTTGCTGGTGCGGATCGTGGGCATTGTTCTGGTGATCGCTTTGTTGACCATTCCTCCTGCCATTGCGGGATTTTATGCCCGAAGGCTGTGGCAGATGATGCTGTACTCCGTGCTGCTGTGTGCCGTTTTCACCTGGACGGGCTTAGGCATCAGCTACAGCCTGAGTCTGTCGTCAGGCCCGACCATTATCGTGTTGAGCGGGATTGTCTATCTGGTGCTGCTGGCATTGAACAAACTGGTGTTTAAATGA
- a CDS encoding metal ABC transporter ATP-binding protein has translation METDIRLKNVSFAYKKQPILENISLIIPRKEFACIVGPNGGGKTTLLKLILGLIKPDTGQIQVLGMSPEKARNRMGYMPQYAYLDMNFPATVLDVVLMGCLKNNIFWFSAKDRSRAMDAIDTVGMTSFAQTGFNALSGGQKQRVLIARALCSRPDILLLDEPTANVDHETEENLFSILKALNQNMTILVVSHDLGFVSKYVKTVICVNRRLVIHPTTDVDGTMIKDIYYGDLKMVRHDHRCSEEGHCHD, from the coding sequence ATGGAAACTGACATCCGTCTGAAAAATGTCTCATTTGCCTATAAAAAACAACCGATTCTTGAAAACATATCCCTTATTATTCCCCGAAAAGAATTTGCCTGTATCGTGGGGCCCAACGGGGGCGGAAAAACCACGTTGCTTAAACTGATTTTAGGGCTCATAAAACCGGATACCGGACAGATTCAGGTGCTGGGGATGAGCCCGGAAAAAGCCCGGAACCGTATGGGATATATGCCCCAGTATGCCTATCTGGACATGAATTTTCCCGCCACCGTCCTGGATGTGGTTCTGATGGGGTGCCTGAAAAACAATATTTTCTGGTTTTCCGCCAAAGACCGGTCCCGGGCCATGGATGCCATCGATACGGTGGGCATGACCTCTTTTGCGCAGACGGGTTTCAATGCCTTGTCCGGGGGGCAGAAACAGCGGGTTCTCATCGCCAGGGCATTGTGCAGCCGGCCGGACATCCTGCTGCTGGATGAACCCACGGCCAACGTGGACCATGAAACCGAGGAAAATCTGTTTTCCATTCTCAAAGCTTTGAACCAGAACATGACCATTCTGGTGGTTTCCCATGATTTGGGTTTTGTGTCCAAATACGTTAAAACCGTGATCTGTGTGAACCGCCGCCTGGTCATTCACCCCACAACAGATGTGGACGGCACCATGATCAAGGATATCTATTACGGGGATCTGAAAATGGTCCGCCATGATCACCGGTGCAGCGAAGAAGGCCATTGCCATGATTGA
- a CDS encoding DUF1499 domain-containing protein produces MNKQIAVGLITLIWLPGCVGAVSDLGINNGALAPCPKTPNCVNSQAVGEKQYIQPIRYEGTREDARARLLQILGSQRRAKILTAQENYIRAEFTSALFRFVDDVEFYFPKEKSGEMVIHIRSASRIGYSDLGANRKRIERIRSEFLK; encoded by the coding sequence TTGAACAAACAAATTGCAGTTGGTTTAATAACCTTGATATGGTTACCCGGGTGCGTTGGGGCTGTTTCTGATCTGGGGATAAATAATGGAGCGTTGGCACCGTGCCCGAAAACACCAAATTGTGTTAACAGCCAGGCGGTTGGTGAAAAACAATATATTCAACCGATTCGTTATGAAGGCACTCGGGAGGATGCGCGAGCCCGTCTTTTGCAGATACTTGGTTCCCAAAGGCGGGCAAAGATCTTGACGGCTCAGGAAAATTATATTCGAGCAGAATTTACGTCCGCTTTGTTTCGATTTGTCGATGACGTGGAGTTTTATTTTCCGAAAGAGAAATCAGGCGAGATGGTCATCCATATCCGATCCGCATCCCGTATCGGATATTCCGACCTTGGGGCAAACCGAAAACGAATTGAGCGGATTCGAAGTGAATTTCTTAAATAG
- a CDS encoding protein adenylyltransferase SelO, with product MSLSKPSAQQRISTFDEFVRLADYSLMDTLNADPDATGDGDDHRPRQVFSGHFVPVTPTPLPDPEYVTHSSTFFNELGLSDELVNDTKFCRVFSGDLSAAQEPMRKIGWATGYALSIYGTEYTLQCPFGTGNGYGDGRAISVFEGMFNGQRWEMQLKGGGTTPYCRGADGRAVLRSSVREFLAQEYMHALGVPTTRSLTLYVSKSETVTRPWYSQDAHSTDPDIMVDNPVAVSTRVAPSFLRVGQLELFARRVRGNAHQSALEELRMIVSHVIDREYPNDINQDLVFADQVVELAKLFRQRLTSLVADWLRIGYCQGNYNSDNCAAGGFTLDYGPFGFCEMFDPGFQPWTGGGEHFSFLNQPTAAEANYHMFWTAVRPLLAKETQALEQLDQIRHGFAEAMQKQIQKMWAAKLGLTDYHPKLVQGLMQLLTQSKVDYTIFFRELSHVPDNVSALKKSFYSKTDQQLDEAWQSWLKNWHDLVIKGGNLAEISAKMKQINPKYAWREWLIVPAYQQAMQGDYTLVRELQEVLGSPYDEQSQRVEAKYYRLKPEAFFNVGGVSHYSCSS from the coding sequence ATGTCATTGTCTAAACCATCTGCTCAGCAGAGAATATCGACTTTTGATGAGTTTGTGCGATTAGCTGATTATTCTTTAATGGATACCTTAAATGCCGATCCTGATGCCACCGGGGATGGTGATGATCACCGTCCCCGTCAGGTTTTTTCCGGTCACTTCGTACCGGTGACTCCCACGCCGCTTCCAGACCCAGAATATGTTACCCATAGCAGCACTTTTTTTAATGAACTTGGGTTGAGCGACGAGTTGGTAAATGATACAAAATTTTGCCGGGTATTTTCTGGTGATCTCTCAGCAGCGCAGGAGCCTATGCGTAAGATTGGCTGGGCAACTGGCTATGCCCTGTCAATTTATGGCACCGAATATACCCTTCAATGTCCATTTGGTACCGGCAATGGTTATGGCGATGGTCGGGCGATATCTGTATTTGAAGGGATGTTCAATGGACAGCGCTGGGAAATGCAATTAAAGGGTGGCGGTACAACGCCTTACTGCCGTGGTGCCGACGGGCGCGCAGTCCTTCGTTCAAGTGTGCGTGAGTTTCTCGCACAAGAGTATATGCACGCCCTGGGGGTTCCCACAACGCGATCTCTGACCCTGTATGTATCTAAATCTGAGACCGTTACCCGGCCCTGGTACTCCCAGGACGCTCATTCCACCGATCCTGATATTATGGTGGATAATCCTGTGGCTGTTTCAACTCGCGTTGCACCCTCTTTTTTGCGCGTTGGTCAGTTAGAGTTATTTGCCCGCCGGGTTCGCGGCAATGCTCATCAAAGCGCCTTAGAAGAGTTGCGCATGATTGTGTCGCATGTAATTGACCGGGAATACCCAAACGATATTAATCAAGATCTTGTTTTTGCGGATCAAGTGGTTGAATTGGCTAAGCTTTTTCGCCAGCGGCTTACGTCACTGGTGGCCGATTGGCTGCGTATCGGGTACTGCCAGGGTAATTATAACAGTGACAACTGCGCCGCCGGCGGTTTTACCCTCGACTATGGACCATTTGGATTCTGTGAAATGTTCGACCCCGGATTTCAACCATGGACTGGCGGCGGCGAACACTTTTCCTTCCTCAATCAGCCAACGGCCGCAGAAGCGAATTACCACATGTTCTGGACGGCAGTGAGACCGCTGCTTGCAAAAGAGACTCAAGCTTTGGAACAATTGGATCAAATACGTCATGGCTTTGCAGAGGCAATGCAAAAACAGATCCAAAAAATGTGGGCGGCCAAGCTTGGCTTGACGGACTATCACCCAAAGCTGGTGCAGGGATTAATGCAGTTACTGACCCAATCAAAGGTGGATTACACCATTTTCTTCCGTGAATTATCCCATGTACCAGACAATGTGTCAGCCTTGAAAAAGAGTTTTTATAGCAAGACTGATCAACAACTCGATGAGGCATGGCAATCCTGGCTGAAAAACTGGCACGACCTCGTTATCAAAGGCGGCAATTTGGCTGAGATATCGGCAAAGATGAAACAGATTAACCCCAAATATGCATGGCGGGAGTGGTTGATTGTCCCCGCCTACCAACAAGCCATGCAGGGTGACTACACATTGGTCAGAGAGTTGCAGGAAGTGCTTGGCTCTCCATATGATGAGCAATCACAAAGGGTAGAAGCGAAATATTATCGTCTGAAACCTGAGGCGTTTTTTAACGTTGGTGGCGTTTCGCACTATAGCTGTTCATCTTGA